A stretch of the Paramormyrops kingsleyae isolate MSU_618 chromosome 16, PKINGS_0.4, whole genome shotgun sequence genome encodes the following:
- the LOC111834124 gene encoding POU domain, class 4, transcription factor 1-like gives MMSMNSKQPHFAMHPTLPEHKYTTLHSSSEAIRRACLQTPQLQSNIFASLDETLLARAEALAAVDIAVSQGKTHPFKPDATYHTMSSVPCSSTSTVPLAHHHHHHHHHHHQNLEPPDLMEHISSPSLALMTGGHDGTGGGGGGGGGGGLISTSAHPHSHMHGLGHLSHQAAMNMNSPLTHHGLLPGHHGSSQSTPGLPTNGLASITDSDTDPRELEAFAERFKQRRIKLGVTQADVGAALANLKIPGVGSLSQSTICRFESLTLSHNNMIALKPILQAWLEEAEGAQREKMSKPDIFNGGEKKRKRTSIAAPEKRSLEAYFAVQPRPSSEKIAAIAEKLDLKKNVVRVWFCNQRQKQKRLKFSATH, from the exons ATGATGTCCATGAACAGCAAACAACCACATTTTGCCATGCATCCGACTTTACCTGAACACAAGTACACCACTCTTCACTCCAGCTCGGAGGCGATACGGAGAGCCTGCCTGCAGACTCCACAG CTGCAGAGCAACATCTTTGCCAGCCTAGATGAGACGCTCCTGGCCCGCGCCGAAGCCCTGGCAGCCGTGGATATCGCAGTGTCTCAGGGCAAGACCCATCCCTTCAAGCCTGATGCGACTTACCACACGATGAGCAGCGTGCCGTGCTCGTCGACCTCCACCGTGCCTCTCGcccaccatcatcaccaccaccaccatcaccatcaccagAACCTTGAACCCCCAGACCTCATGGAGCACATTAGCTCGCCTTCTCTGGCCTTAATGACCGGTGGACACGACGGGACCGGAGGTGGCGGAGGCGGCGGTGGTGGGGGAGGACTgatttccacctctgcccatccgcactcacacatgcacgGCCTGGGCCATCTTTCCCACCAGGCTGCTATGAATATGAATTCCCCCCTTACGCATCACGGGCTTTTACCTGGCCATCACGGAAGTTCCCAGAGCACGCCAGGACTCCCCACAAACGGACTTGCCTCCATTACCGACTCAGACACCGATCCAAGGGAATTAGAGGCGTTTGCAGAGCGGTTTAAGCAAAGAAGAATAAAGCTCGGTGTAACCCAAGCGGACGTTGGTGCTGCGCTTGCCAATCTGAAAATCCCCGGTGTGGGCTCCTTAAGTCAAAGTACGATTTGTCGCTTCGAGTCATTAACTCTTTCGCACAACAACATGATAGCGCTTAAACCTATTCTTCAAGCATGGCTGGAAGAGGCTGAGGGAGCGCAAAGAGAAAAAATGAGCAAACCTGACATTTTTAACGGGGGAGAAAAGAAGCGTAAGAGGACATCGATAGCAGCCCCGGAAAAAAGATCTTTAGAGGCATACTTTGCTGTTCAGCCTCGACCGTCGTCAGAGAAGATAGCAGCAATAGCAGAGAAACTGGACCTCAAAAAGAACGTGGTGCGCGTATGGTTTTGTAaccaaagacaaaaacaaaagcgGTTAAAATTTTCTGCTACCCATTAA